Proteins from one Shewanella pealeana ATCC 700345 genomic window:
- the nusB gene encoding transcription antitermination factor NusB — protein sequence MKPSERRKARRLAVQAIYSWQLSGNNIADVEHEFLTEQDVAGVDIAYFRELLGGVATKKSQLDELITPFVTRPLDEVDPVEKAIVRIATYELTFRKDVPYKVAINEAIELAKAFGAEDGHKFVNGILDKLVARNK from the coding sequence ATGAAGCCTTCAGAGCGCCGTAAGGCACGCCGTTTAGCCGTTCAGGCCATCTATTCATGGCAGCTAAGTGGTAACAATATTGCTGATGTTGAGCATGAGTTTCTAACTGAACAAGATGTTGCTGGCGTTGATATCGCTTACTTCCGTGAGCTATTAGGTGGCGTTGCAACTAAGAAGAGTCAATTGGATGAGCTAATTACTCCATTCGTGACTCGTCCACTCGATGAAGTGGATCCAGTTGAAAAAGCGATTGTACGTATCGCAACTTATGAACTGACATTCCGTAAGGATGTGCCTTACAAGGTAGCGATTAACGAAGCTATCGAGCTTGCAAAAGCATTCGGCGCAGAAGATGGACATAAGTTTGTTAACGGCATTCTAGATAAGCTGGTAGCACGCAATAAGTAG
- the ribH gene encoding 6,7-dimethyl-8-ribityllumazine synthase, translating to MNVVQGNIESKNAKVAIVVSRFNSFVVDSLLDGAVDTLKRFGQVADENITVVKVPGAVELPLAARRVAASGKFDGIIALGAVIRGGTPHFDFVAGECNKGLAQVALEFDIPVSFGVLTTDTIEQAIERSGTKAGNKGGEAALGLLEMVNVLQALEEQL from the coding sequence ATGAACGTAGTTCAAGGTAATATCGAATCGAAAAACGCCAAAGTTGCGATCGTAGTTTCACGTTTTAACAGCTTTGTTGTTGATAGTTTACTCGATGGCGCGGTTGACACTCTTAAGCGTTTTGGCCAAGTTGCAGATGAAAACATCACTGTAGTTAAAGTGCCAGGCGCTGTTGAACTGCCACTGGCTGCACGTCGTGTTGCGGCGAGCGGAAAATTTGACGGAATCATCGCACTAGGTGCGGTAATCCGTGGTGGTACACCTCATTTCGATTTTGTAGCAGGTGAATGTAATAAAGGTTTGGCTCAGGTTGCACTTGAGTTCGATATCCCAGTTTCATTCGGCGTATTAACCACAGATACCATTGAACAAGCTATTGAGCGTTCGGGTACTAAAGCAGGTAACAAGGGCGGTGAAGCTGCACTTGGTCTGCTAGAGATGGTTAACGTTCTGCAAGCACTTGAAGAACAGCTGTAA
- a CDS encoding phosphatidylglycerophosphatase A family protein, translating to MNLLSKDPVLAKLSLKNPIHFLALGFGSGLAAKAPGTFGTLAAIPVFLLMAPLSLPWYIALTVLSVLAGFYICDKASKDMGVHDHGAIVWDEVAGLLITMIAAPAGWQWLVVGFVLFRIFDILKPWPIRWLDAKVHGGFGIMIDDVLAGIFSMLCLQGLAYYFA from the coding sequence ATGAATCTACTCTCTAAAGACCCAGTGCTTGCAAAGCTATCACTGAAGAATCCTATACACTTCCTTGCGCTGGGTTTTGGCTCAGGCTTAGCAGCCAAAGCGCCGGGTACTTTTGGCACCTTGGCCGCTATTCCTGTTTTTCTGCTGATGGCACCGCTAAGCTTGCCTTGGTATATCGCCCTAACGGTATTGAGTGTGCTGGCGGGTTTTTATATCTGCGACAAAGCCTCGAAAGATATGGGGGTACACGATCATGGCGCCATAGTCTGGGATGAAGTGGCTGGGCTACTGATCACCATGATAGCCGCGCCAGCGGGTTGGCAATGGTTAGTTGTGGGTTTTGTACTGTTTCGTATCTTCGATATCTTAAAGCCATGGCCAATTCGCTGGCTTGATGCCAAGGTTCACGGTGGCTTCGGCATTATGATTGACGATGTCTTAGCGGGTATTTTTTCCATGCTATGTCTACAAGGCTTAGCCTACTACTTTGCTTAA
- the nrdR gene encoding transcriptional regulator NrdR, whose amino-acid sequence MHCPFCSATDTKVIDSRLVADGHQVRRRRECVQCHERFTTFEGAELVMPRVVKQDGSRQPFDEEKLRGGMLRAVEKRPVSMDQIEQALTKIKSTLRATGEREVKSEMIGNLMMDQLVNLDKVAYIRFASVYRAFEDVSEFGEAIAKLQK is encoded by the coding sequence ATGCATTGTCCATTTTGCAGCGCAACTGACACAAAAGTGATTGATTCGCGATTAGTCGCTGACGGCCATCAGGTGCGTCGACGTAGAGAGTGTGTTCAGTGCCACGAACGTTTTACCACTTTCGAAGGGGCCGAGCTTGTGATGCCTCGTGTGGTGAAACAAGATGGCAGTCGCCAGCCGTTCGATGAAGAGAAGCTGCGCGGCGGTATGTTAAGAGCCGTAGAGAAAAGACCTGTCTCTATGGATCAAATTGAGCAGGCATTGACTAAGATTAAGTCGACTTTGCGCGCCACCGGTGAGCGTGAAGTGAAATCTGAAATGATTGGCAACTTGATGATGGACCAATTAGTTAACCTAGATAAGGTTGCCTATATTCGTTTCGCGTCTGTTTATCGTGCCTTTGAAGATGTTTCAGAGTTTGGTGAAGCGATCGCTAAACTGCAAAAATAA
- a CDS encoding riboflavin synthase: protein MFTGIIESVGHLRKVERRGDDIRLTVASGKLDLSDVKLGDSIATNGVCLTVVELMSDGYVADISAETVTLTGFSHYQVGKAVNLEKAVTPTTRLGGHMVSGHVDGIAHVDDRQFRGQAIEFWLSPPEELGRYIAHKGSITIDGVSLTVNEVQGHRFRLTIVPHTAGETTLVNLKAGDSVNIEVDLIARHLERLMSYGSQEQDSAPKSEVTMELLARSGFLR, encoded by the coding sequence ATGTTTACTGGGATTATTGAATCAGTCGGACACCTACGAAAAGTTGAGCGTCGCGGCGATGATATTCGCTTAACGGTAGCCAGTGGTAAACTGGATCTGTCAGACGTAAAACTGGGTGACAGTATCGCCACCAATGGTGTGTGCCTAACAGTGGTTGAGCTGATGAGCGACGGTTATGTGGCAGATATTTCTGCAGAAACTGTCACTTTGACGGGCTTCTCTCATTATCAAGTAGGAAAAGCCGTTAACCTTGAGAAGGCCGTGACCCCTACAACTCGTTTAGGCGGGCATATGGTCAGTGGTCACGTAGATGGTATCGCTCATGTGGATGATAGACAGTTTCGTGGCCAAGCCATCGAATTTTGGCTAAGCCCACCTGAGGAACTTGGCCGTTATATCGCCCATAAAGGTTCGATTACCATCGATGGTGTGAGTTTGACGGTTAATGAGGTGCAAGGTCATCGTTTTAGACTGACTATCGTGCCGCACACCGCAGGCGAAACCACTTTAGTGAATCTGAAAGCCGGTGATAGCGTGAATATTGAAGTGGACTTGATTGCACGTCACTTAGAAAGGTTGATGAGCTACGGCAGCCAAGAGCAAGACAGCGCTCCTAAGTCGGAAGTGACGATGGAACTGTTAGCTCGCTCAGGATTTTTACGATAA
- the ribBA gene encoding bifunctional 3,4-dihydroxy-2-butanone-4-phosphate synthase/GTP cyclohydrolase II — MALHSIEEIIEDIRLGKMVILMDDEDRENEGDLIMAADMVTPEAINFMATFGRGLICQTLTKARCQQLSLPLMVTNNSAQFSTNFTVSIEAAEGVTTGISAQDRAVTVLAAVGKDAKPSDIVQPGHIFPLMAQEGGVLIRAGHTEAGCDIARLAGFEPSSVIVEILNDDGTMARRPDLEIFAQKHGLKMGTIADLIEYRNTKETTVIREAKCKLPTRFGEFEMLTYRDTIDNQLHYVLVKGEVSDNTLVRVHLQNTFNDLLHSERDQQRSWPLEKAMKRISEEGGVLVLLGHQEHSSDILAKVKAFEAEDNGSTPAAAPWKGTSRQVGVGSQILADVGVTSMRLLSSPKRYHSLSGFGLEVTEYIAD, encoded by the coding sequence ATGGCGTTACATAGTATAGAAGAGATCATTGAAGATATTCGTCTAGGTAAGATGGTCATCTTGATGGATGACGAAGACAGAGAAAATGAAGGCGATCTCATCATGGCAGCCGACATGGTGACGCCAGAAGCGATTAATTTCATGGCGACTTTTGGCCGTGGCCTGATTTGCCAGACATTGACCAAGGCTCGTTGTCAGCAACTTAGCCTGCCTTTGATGGTGACTAACAACAGCGCGCAATTCTCGACTAACTTCACCGTTTCAATTGAAGCGGCCGAGGGCGTAACTACCGGTATTTCGGCGCAAGACCGCGCGGTAACAGTATTAGCGGCGGTAGGTAAAGATGCTAAGCCATCAGATATTGTTCAACCAGGACATATCTTCCCATTGATGGCACAGGAAGGCGGCGTACTCATTCGCGCAGGCCACACCGAAGCTGGCTGTGATATTGCACGTCTTGCAGGCTTTGAGCCTTCATCGGTTATCGTTGAAATCCTTAATGACGACGGTACCATGGCGCGTCGCCCAGATCTTGAAATCTTTGCACAGAAGCACGGTTTGAAGATGGGCACCATTGCCGACCTTATCGAATACCGTAATACCAAAGAAACCACAGTCATTCGTGAAGCCAAATGTAAACTGCCAACTCGTTTTGGTGAGTTTGAGATGCTGACTTACCGCGATACTATCGACAACCAGTTGCATTATGTGTTGGTTAAAGGCGAAGTTTCAGACAACACTTTAGTGCGTGTACACCTGCAAAATACCTTCAATGACTTATTGCACTCAGAGCGCGATCAGCAACGCAGCTGGCCGCTAGAGAAAGCGATGAAGCGCATCAGCGAAGAGGGCGGTGTGTTGGTGTTACTGGGTCATCAGGAACATAGCAGCGATATTCTCGCTAAAGTTAAAGCGTTTGAAGCCGAAGACAACGGCAGTACGCCAGCTGCAGCACCGTGGAAGGGGACTTCGCGCCAAGTAGGTGTTGGCTCGCAAATCTTAGCTGACGTAGGCGTGACATCTATGCGTCTATTGAGCTCGCCGAAGCGTTATCACTCTCTTTCAGGCTTCGGATTAGAAGTAACTGAATATATTGCAGATTAA
- the ribD gene encoding bifunctional diaminohydroxyphosphoribosylaminopyrimidine deaminase/5-amino-6-(5-phosphoribosylamino)uracil reductase RibD, whose product MWSIEDSQMMSLAIELAQKGMYTTRPNPSVGSVIVKDGEIVGEGYHIRAGGPHAEVYALNMAGSDAKGATAYVTLEPCSHYGRTPPCAKALIEHGVSRVVIAVTDPNPEVSGRGIAMLRDAGIRVDVGLMTEEAKQVNLGFLKRMEKGLPWVTVKLAASLDGKTALSNGVSKWITGPEARRDVQRLRARHCALVTGVETILADDPSLNVRHSELGSLASQLAPAEIHQPLRVVLDSQARLGHELNLFKIDSPILLVSTQAYPESVQAAWPPHVQSQVLAAVDSRIDLNALLSLLGESCNSVLVEAGATLAGAFVNQGLADEIVLYQAMKILGSQGRNLLTLDDFQAMSEVPKINLIDERKVGPDTRLTLRVSN is encoded by the coding sequence ATGTGGTCTATCGAAGACAGTCAAATGATGAGCCTTGCCATTGAATTGGCACAAAAGGGCATGTACACCACTCGTCCAAATCCTAGCGTGGGGAGTGTTATCGTTAAAGACGGTGAGATCGTTGGTGAGGGCTACCATATTCGAGCCGGCGGTCCTCATGCGGAAGTTTACGCCTTGAATATGGCGGGCAGTGACGCTAAAGGCGCCACCGCCTACGTAACACTTGAACCTTGTAGCCATTACGGTCGTACGCCACCTTGCGCCAAGGCGTTAATCGAACACGGCGTCAGCCGAGTGGTTATTGCGGTGACCGACCCGAATCCTGAAGTCTCTGGCCGTGGTATTGCTATGTTGCGGGATGCGGGTATTCGAGTCGATGTTGGGCTGATGACCGAAGAAGCTAAGCAGGTCAACCTAGGCTTTTTAAAGCGTATGGAAAAAGGCCTGCCTTGGGTGACAGTTAAACTTGCCGCCAGTCTCGATGGCAAAACGGCCTTGTCTAACGGCGTATCCAAGTGGATTACCGGCCCTGAAGCCCGCCGTGATGTACAGCGTCTTCGTGCTCGCCATTGCGCTTTAGTCACTGGCGTTGAAACCATACTTGCCGATGACCCCAGTTTAAATGTGCGTCACAGTGAGTTAGGCTCACTTGCAAGTCAACTCGCCCCAGCCGAAATTCACCAGCCACTTAGGGTGGTATTAGACAGTCAGGCGCGTTTAGGTCATGAATTAAACCTGTTTAAAATCGACAGTCCGATTTTACTGGTGTCGACTCAAGCTTATCCCGAGAGCGTGCAGGCCGCATGGCCGCCTCATGTGCAGAGTCAGGTATTAGCGGCGGTTGATTCACGTATCGACTTAAATGCGTTATTAAGCCTACTGGGTGAGAGTTGTAACTCTGTGTTGGTTGAAGCTGGTGCGACGCTTGCGGGGGCCTTTGTTAATCAAGGGCTAGCCGATGAGATTGTACTGTATCAGGCGATGAAGATTTTAGGCTCGCAAGGGCGAAACCTGCTGACACTTGATGATTTTCAAGCCATGTCAGAGGTGCCAAAGATTAACCTAATCGATGAGCGCAAAGTGGGGCCAGACACCCGCTTAACGTTAAGAGTGAGTAATTAA
- the thiL gene encoding thiamine-phosphate kinase: MKEFQLIESFFTGRAQSRKDVVVGIGDDCAIVQPADNKSIAISCDTLVENVHFFPDMPAADLGYKSLAVNLSDLASMGAEPAWMTLALTLPEVDETWLAEFSSGLFDIAEYYGVALIGGDTTRGPRSITITINGQLPNNIGLTRSGAKNGDWIYVTGTLGDSALGLDLLRNKAEANAEDRAYLIQRHYRPTPRVLAGQSLRNIASSAIDISDGIMSDIQHVLKASNVGAVINVDNIPLSEPLKASVSPEMALSYALTGGEDYELLFTVNEAQKGMLEVALAESGVKFTQIGQVCTGGQLKLLSDNKPFEPINLGFEHFN, encoded by the coding sequence GTGAAAGAATTTCAATTAATCGAAAGTTTCTTTACTGGGCGTGCCCAGTCCCGCAAAGATGTCGTTGTTGGTATTGGCGATGATTGCGCCATTGTTCAGCCAGCAGACAATAAATCTATTGCCATCTCTTGTGACACCTTAGTGGAAAATGTCCACTTCTTCCCCGATATGCCAGCAGCCGATCTCGGTTATAAGTCCTTGGCGGTGAATCTATCAGATCTAGCCTCTATGGGCGCAGAGCCTGCATGGATGACATTGGCACTGACACTACCTGAGGTCGATGAAACCTGGCTGGCTGAATTCAGTAGCGGCCTGTTTGATATTGCCGAGTATTACGGCGTGGCATTGATAGGGGGGGATACGACGCGTGGTCCTCGCTCAATTACCATCACCATCAACGGCCAACTTCCAAATAATATCGGCTTGACCCGCAGCGGCGCTAAAAATGGTGATTGGATCTATGTGACGGGCACTTTAGGTGATTCAGCACTGGGTTTAGATCTACTGAGAAATAAAGCCGAAGCGAATGCAGAGGACAGAGCCTATCTTATTCAACGTCATTATCGACCGACACCGAGAGTATTAGCTGGTCAGTCGCTTAGAAATATCGCCTCAAGTGCCATCGATATCTCAGATGGCATCATGTCAGATATTCAGCACGTGCTGAAAGCCTCTAATGTGGGCGCAGTAATAAACGTCGACAATATTCCATTGTCTGAGCCACTTAAAGCCAGTGTTTCACCAGAGATGGCACTCAGTTATGCGCTGACAGGCGGTGAAGACTATGAGTTGTTGTTTACCGTCAATGAAGCGCAAAAAGGCATGCTAGAAGTCGCCTTAGCCGAGTCAGGAGTTAAGTTTACTCAGATAGGGCAGGTGTGCACGGGTGGCCAGTTAAAGCTGCTTAGCGACAATAAACCGTTTGAACCGATAAACTTAGGTTTTGAGCACTTTAATTAA